In Selenomonas dianae, a genomic segment contains:
- a CDS encoding prepilin peptidase, translating into MQEEAQMLFPAGRPLLLLSVLWMVSVGGILFVCGFGVRALCGGLFAAVVLWLSFLDLRDGLLYDVITLPFAAAGLLFSLAGFSVPVANAVIGGTLCGVLFYCLYIAARGGLGGGDVKFAVGLGVWLGWEAAVVAVWIAFLLGGIAALFLLVTRRRGRRDGIPFGPFLALGGYVAFVAGSALWRLYMGLL; encoded by the coding sequence ATGCAGGAGGAGGCGCAGATGCTTTTTCCCGCAGGTCGGCCTCTGCTTCTGCTGTCTGTGCTGTGGATGGTATCTGTCGGCGGCATCCTCTTTGTCTGCGGCTTTGGCGTACGCGCTCTGTGCGGCGGGCTCTTTGCGGCTGTTGTGCTGTGGCTTTCCTTTCTCGATCTGAGGGATGGTCTGCTCTATGACGTGATTACCTTGCCGTTTGCGGCGGCGGGGCTTCTGTTTTCTCTGGCGGGCTTTTCCGTGCCCGTGGCAAATGCGGTAATTGGTGGGACGCTTTGTGGCGTCTTATTTTATTGCCTGTATATTGCCGCGCGGGGCGGGCTTGGCGGCGGCGATGTGAAATTTGCGGTGGGGCTTGGTGTGTGGCTCGGTTGGGAGGCTGCGGTGGTCGCTGTTTGGATTGCCTTTTTGCTCGGCGGCATTGCGGCGCTCTTTCTGCTTGTCACGCGGCGCAGAGGGCGGCGCGACGGGATTCCGTTCGGCCCTTTTCTCGCACTGGGCGGGTATGTCGCCTTTGTCGCCGGATCTGCGCTCTGGCGGCTTTACATGGGGCTCCTCTAG
- a CDS encoding prepilin-type cleavage/methylation domain-containing protein, translating to MALLSVLIALAAFGTILSAAVPVVRGLYAQAAVEYEAVQLVGELRRIQAVSRMTAMPLSLFEGQIAWKRVPLLRIHPNGYTVSHPYNGIVYAHAPLPLVCFEQETKKNMPIVFDRNGGVGEESHNMTIRVYAVGCEDVALRVVIDGAARIRLERRR from the coding sequence ATGGCGCTTCTTTCTGTGCTCATTGCACTCGCGGCTTTCGGCACGATCCTCTCGGCGGCCGTTCCGGTCGTGCGCGGACTCTATGCGCAGGCAGCAGTGGAATACGAGGCAGTGCAGCTCGTCGGGGAGCTGCGCCGCATACAGGCGGTCAGCCGCATGACGGCAATGCCGCTCTCCCTGTTTGAGGGACAGATCGCGTGGAAACGCGTGCCGCTCCTGCGGATTCACCCCAACGGTTATACGGTCAGTCACCCGTACAATGGCATTGTGTATGCGCACGCGCCGCTGCCGCTTGTGTGTTTCGAGCAGGAAACGAAGAAGAATATGCCCATCGTGTTTGACCGCAACGGCGGCGTTGGTGAGGAGAGTCACAATATGACAATCCGCGTCTATGCTGTGGGCTGTGAGGATGTTGCTCTGCGTGTTGTGATTGATGGTGCGGCACGAATCCGCCTGGAACGGAGGAGGTAG
- a CDS encoding type II secretion system protein, with protein sequence MHRTRCGEAGHVLLEAVLLGLIVLAVAASLGIFARTALLREYAAARMEAALVARAQFSRMEAALDTGVPPPCGVTEVRANERIYRVETSVTRTEDFYDVQLRLSWQIAGHAETVDFVRRMRHHVRVEDTSGT encoded by the coding sequence ATGCACCGAACGAGGTGTGGCGAGGCGGGGCACGTTCTCCTTGAGGCTGTTCTGCTCGGGCTGATTGTACTTGCGGTAGCGGCTTCGCTCGGCATTTTCGCGCGTACCGCGCTTTTGCGGGAGTACGCCGCTGCGCGTATGGAGGCGGCACTTGTCGCACGCGCACAGTTTTCCCGCATGGAGGCGGCACTGGATACGGGGGTGCCGCCCCCATGCGGCGTGACCGAAGTCCGTGCAAATGAGCGCATCTATCGGGTCGAAACCTCAGTCACACGGACAGAGGATTTTTACGATGTGCAGCTGCGGCTTTCGTGGCAGATTGCGGGGCACGCGGAAACGGTGGATTTTGTGCGGAGGATGCGGCATCATGTGCGCGTGGAAGATACGTCCGGAACGTAA
- a CDS encoding prepilin-type cleavage/methylation protein produces the protein MCAWKIRPERNDCVRGFLLTELAVALSVFALLLTFLAFALMWSVRSFRQELADAELEQEMQIAAARIVESALLSDHIGERQRGIYEMRQWARTGAALDRYWLSDENLVLNAVTNPITGAFEGAGVHITAFSVEEDVHVPRLYHIEMRGESTVTGRTYSIATAVYLREDMGGRQR, from the coding sequence ATGTGCGCGTGGAAGATACGTCCGGAACGTAATGACTGTGTGCGGGGCTTCCTGCTCACGGAGCTTGCCGTCGCACTGTCGGTCTTTGCACTCCTCCTGACGTTTCTTGCATTTGCACTCATGTGGAGTGTGCGGAGCTTTCGGCAGGAGTTGGCGGATGCCGAGCTGGAGCAGGAAATGCAGATCGCTGCGGCGCGGATTGTGGAGTCCGCCCTGCTGTCCGATCACATCGGCGAGCGGCAGCGCGGGATCTATGAGATGCGGCAGTGGGCGCGTACGGGCGCGGCACTTGACCGATATTGGCTCAGTGACGAGAATTTGGTGCTCAATGCGGTCACCAATCCAATCACCGGGGCATTCGAGGGGGCGGGCGTTCACATTACGGCGTTTTCCGTGGAGGAGGACGTGCACGTTCCGCGCCTCTATCACATTGAGATGAGGGGGGAGAGTACGGTGACGGGGCGTACATACAGCATTGCGACGGCAGTTTATCTGCGGGAGGATATGGGTGGACGGCAGCGATGA
- a CDS encoding PilN domain-containing protein, whose protein sequence is MFGGVGFRLRAPCVAVGLYPAVHGLLLVRLDAVGAADGAWQVTESRTPAHGCPAPSEARALAAFVRTELVRAGWENLPLALALPATEAKTGQRELPVRLAGAELRAALLWAERAEADERGEQLSCERCLCCMALPDEPSPCYWTACMEEERVRGYFAAFRALGLDLRRLTICPEEEGVYADMTAAARAPHTSWETVRSEAAPAVYAGLLLRTGTAEHLYWTEEKPLRERIRAVAAPLIAVLAGVVFVACVSADIASCMTAREAAARAGEELQQHTSEHGHMEAFAALRGDVAQREEALRAFAAESLPLRALLVHLGSVSTDGIRFTDVRAEGRSVRMDGIAADYTVLAAFMKTMEEDSFFPAAVTLAHTGAASAREGEAASAAGIRFTLHGDW, encoded by the coding sequence ATGTTTGGCGGCGTTGGTTTTAGGCTGCGTGCGCCGTGTGTGGCGGTAGGGCTGTATCCTGCGGTACATGGGCTGCTGCTCGTCCGTCTGGATGCCGTCGGAGCGGCGGACGGTGCGTGGCAGGTTACGGAGTCACGCACGCCGGCGCACGGCTGCCCTGCACCCTCGGAGGCGCGTGCGCTTGCTGCGTTCGTGCGCACGGAACTCGTGCGTGCGGGGTGGGAGAATCTGCCGCTTGCGCTCGCTCTTCCCGCCACCGAGGCAAAGACAGGACAGCGGGAGCTGCCCGTGCGGCTCGCGGGGGCGGAGCTGCGGGCGGCACTCCTCTGGGCGGAGCGTGCCGAGGCGGACGAGCGGGGAGAGCAGCTGTCCTGTGAGCGGTGCCTTTGCTGTATGGCACTGCCCGACGAGCCGTCGCCGTGCTATTGGACGGCGTGTATGGAGGAGGAGCGCGTACGGGGATATTTCGCCGCATTCCGTGCGCTGGGGCTCGATCTGCGGCGCCTCACGATCTGCCCGGAGGAGGAAGGTGTATATGCGGATATGACCGCGGCGGCACGTGCGCCTCATACGTCATGGGAAACCGTACGCTCCGAAGCTGCACCTGCCGTCTATGCAGGGCTGCTCCTGCGCACGGGGACGGCGGAACATCTTTACTGGACAGAGGAAAAGCCGCTGCGCGAACGCATTCGTGCGGTCGCTGCGCCGCTGATCGCTGTCCTTGCGGGCGTGGTCTTTGTCGCCTGTGTGAGTGCCGACATAGCCTCCTGTATGACGGCGCGGGAGGCTGCCGCACGTGCCGGGGAGGAGTTGCAGCAGCACACGTCCGAACACGGTCATATGGAGGCCTTTGCCGCGCTGCGCGGGGATGTCGCGCAGCGCGAGGAAGCGTTGCGTGCGTTTGCCGCAGAATCTCTGCCGCTGCGTGCGCTGCTCGTACATCTCGGCAGCGTATCGACGGACGGCATTCGCTTTACAGATGTGCGGGCAGAGGGACGGTCTGTCCGCATGGACGGCATTGCGGCAGACTATACGGTACTCGCCGCATTCATGAAAACCATGGAGGAGGATTCCTTTTTCCCCGCAGCGGTCACGCTCGCACATACCGGCGCGGCATCGGCAAGGGAAGGTGAAGCAGCGTCCGCAGCAGGCATCCGTTTCACGCTGCACGGCGACTGGTAG
- the pilO gene encoding type 4a pilus biogenesis protein PilO, which produces MGRFSERRRMALALIWAAGLCLFYVFAAAPYLSAVRGAAYAARMEAQVQCARVDAYHQMLLRDAQAEEKLRLRQLRLARATPKNLDQSDFIHAVETLVRRSGVTMDGLTSMPFEQRDGLVVQPMELHLHGNYFDVLSFLYGIQEGARAIRFGDFALTTEGDVVHGVFRIEIAARAGAEQQADMDDLSNDK; this is translated from the coding sequence ATGGGACGATTTTCAGAACGTCGGCGCATGGCACTTGCGTTGATCTGGGCGGCGGGGCTCTGCCTTTTCTACGTTTTTGCAGCTGCGCCGTATCTTTCAGCCGTACGCGGAGCGGCATATGCCGCGCGGATGGAGGCACAGGTGCAGTGTGCCCGTGTGGACGCATATCATCAGATGCTGCTGCGCGATGCACAGGCAGAGGAAAAACTGCGTCTGCGTCAGCTGCGCCTTGCCCGCGCGACCCCGAAGAACCTCGACCAGAGCGATTTTATCCATGCGGTTGAGACTCTTGTGCGGCGCAGCGGGGTGACAATGGACGGACTCACGTCCATGCCCTTCGAGCAGAGGGACGGGCTTGTCGTACAGCCGATGGAACTGCATCTGCACGGCAATTATTTTGATGTGCTTTCATTTCTTTATGGGATACAGGAGGGGGCGCGTGCGATTCGCTTCGGCGATTTTGCACTGACCACAGAGGGGGATGTGGTTCACGGTGTCTTTCGTATCGAGATTGCAGCGCGTGCGGGGGCGGAACAGCAGGCAGATATGGACGATCTATCCAACGATAAATAA
- the aroC gene encoding chorismate synthase, whose translation MSHLRFVTGGESHGAALTAILDGMPAGLRIPREAIDEQLARRQKGYGRGGRMKIETDRISVLSGLRFGETLGAPITLQLVNRDFANWTERMDPFGEPTGAKVTAVRPGHADLAGVLKYDRQDARDILERSSARETAMRVAVGAVCRRLLAELGVTIASHVTEIGGVTVDRAAMSDADIGVTNSDDLNCCDPAAEMRMKARIDEAQAAGDTLGGIFEIVVRGLPVGLGSHTQWDARLDGKLAGALMSIQAIKGVEIGAGFACAHLPGSAIHDEIDRGEDGQPRRRTNRAGGIEGGMTNGEPIVVRAAMKPIPTLMTPLKTVDLETGAEVLASKERSDACAVPAASVVGEAMVSFVLADAICAQFHADSMTDLHASLSAYRARLESRWTSR comes from the coding sequence ATGAGCCATCTGCGTTTTGTCACGGGCGGCGAGTCGCACGGCGCAGCGCTCACGGCGATTCTCGACGGAATGCCGGCGGGGCTGCGCATCCCGCGTGAGGCGATCGACGAACAGCTGGCGCGACGACAGAAGGGGTATGGGCGCGGCGGCCGCATGAAGATCGAGACGGATCGCATCAGCGTCCTCTCGGGACTGCGGTTCGGGGAAACGCTCGGTGCGCCGATTACGCTGCAATTGGTGAACCGCGACTTTGCAAACTGGACGGAGCGCATGGATCCCTTTGGGGAACCGACGGGCGCAAAGGTAACTGCCGTTCGTCCGGGACATGCCGATCTCGCGGGCGTGCTCAAATACGACCGTCAGGATGCACGTGACATCCTGGAGCGTTCGAGTGCGCGTGAGACAGCGATGCGTGTCGCTGTCGGCGCGGTCTGCCGCCGGCTCCTTGCGGAACTCGGCGTGACGATCGCCTCTCATGTGACGGAGATTGGCGGCGTGACGGTTGACCGTGCGGCAATGAGTGACGCGGACATCGGCGTGACGAACAGTGATGATTTGAACTGCTGCGATCCTGCGGCAGAGATGCGGATGAAAGCCCGCATCGACGAGGCACAGGCGGCGGGGGATACGCTCGGCGGCATCTTTGAGATCGTTGTGCGCGGACTGCCCGTCGGTCTCGGTTCTCATACGCAGTGGGATGCGCGTCTTGACGGAAAACTCGCAGGTGCGCTCATGTCCATTCAGGCGATCAAGGGCGTGGAGATCGGCGCGGGTTTTGCGTGTGCGCATCTGCCCGGCAGCGCAATCCACGATGAAATCGATCGCGGGGAGGATGGGCAGCCCCGCCGCAGGACGAACCGTGCAGGAGGCATAGAGGGCGGCATGACGAACGGCGAGCCGATCGTCGTACGCGCGGCGATGAAGCCCATCCCTACGCTGATGACACCACTGAAGACGGTCGATCTTGAAACAGGTGCGGAGGTCTTGGCGAGTAAGGAGCGCAGCGATGCCTGTGCCGTGCCCGCCGCCTCTGTGGTCGGCGAGGCGATGGTCTCCTTTGTCCTTGCCGATGCGATCTGTGCGCAGTTCCATGCGGACTCCATGACCGACCTCCACGCTTCGCTTTCCGCCTATCGTGCGCGGCTGGAAAGTCGGTGGACAAGTCGATGA
- a CDS encoding shikimate kinase has protein sequence MKNVVLIGFMGTGKTSVGRLLATRLGCAFHDLDKKIEERHGMSIPEMFAQHGEAYFRACEKDAVRAASARTNLVIATGGGTVKDAENVALLRANGILVALAADVDTILQRTQTRGKRPVLDGADAGDRRAAVARLLEERRHLYESADITVDTSGRAPLEVAEHIMQTLRIWRK, from the coding sequence ATGAAGAACGTCGTTTTGATCGGCTTCATGGGCACGGGCAAGACGAGCGTCGGACGGCTCCTTGCCACACGTCTTGGCTGCGCGTTTCACGATTTGGACAAAAAGATCGAGGAACGGCACGGCATGTCCATCCCGGAGATGTTTGCGCAGCACGGTGAGGCATATTTTCGTGCGTGCGAGAAGGATGCCGTACGTGCGGCTTCGGCGCGGACGAATCTCGTCATCGCGACGGGCGGCGGCACGGTCAAGGATGCGGAAAACGTGGCGCTGCTGCGTGCAAACGGCATCCTTGTCGCTCTCGCCGCAGACGTTGACACCATCCTGCAGCGGACGCAGACGCGCGGCAAGCGTCCCGTGCTCGACGGTGCGGATGCGGGTGACCGTCGTGCTGCGGTTGCGCGTCTGCTGGAGGAACGCCGTCACCTCTACGAGAGCGCCGACATCACGGTGGATACGAGCGGTCGCGCGCCGCTTGAGGTGGCAGAGCATATTATGCAGACACTGCGGATCTGGAGAAAGTGA
- the aroB gene encoding 3-dehydroquinate synthase, translating to MKQRVDVALGNRSYGIVIGSGLADDITSFVRAAGYSARGMIVTDTNIAPLYAAQTAELLARAGVEAEVVSVPAGESAKSLTQANELFTRAIEMGLDRKSPIIALGGGVVGDLAGFVAATYMRGVPFIQLPTSLLAQVDSSVGGKVAVNHPLGKNLIGAFHQPDAVFMDLDVLKTLPAREIATGLGEIIKYGIICDADFFAWLEEQCADVLALEPAAAMHMIARSCAIKADVVRQDEREGGLRRILNFGHTIAHAVEKETGYARYRHGEAVAIGMVGAADISVAMGLLGGADRRRIERLIRTMGLPYTVKDVAPDAMYEDLFHDKKTVGGRIHWVLAEGIGKVSVHSDVPEDVVRETLLGLSS from the coding sequence ATGAAGCAGAGGGTGGACGTTGCGCTCGGGAATCGCAGCTATGGGATCGTGATTGGCAGTGGCCTTGCGGACGATATTACTTCGTTCGTCCGCGCGGCGGGATACTCCGCGCGCGGCATGATCGTTACGGATACCAACATCGCCCCGCTCTATGCCGCACAGACGGCGGAGCTCCTCGCGCGTGCGGGGGTGGAGGCGGAGGTCGTTTCTGTTCCTGCGGGCGAATCTGCAAAGAGCCTCACACAGGCGAACGAGCTTTTTACGCGAGCAATCGAGATGGGGCTCGATCGAAAATCTCCGATCATTGCGCTCGGCGGCGGGGTGGTCGGCGATCTTGCGGGCTTCGTCGCGGCGACCTATATGCGCGGCGTCCCCTTCATTCAGCTGCCGACGAGCCTGCTCGCGCAGGTGGATTCGAGCGTCGGCGGCAAGGTCGCCGTCAACCATCCGCTCGGCAAGAACCTCATCGGCGCATTCCATCAGCCGGATGCCGTCTTTATGGATCTCGATGTTCTCAAAACCCTTCCGGCGCGTGAGATTGCGACGGGGCTCGGTGAGATCATCAAGTACGGCATCATCTGCGACGCGGACTTCTTTGCGTGGCTTGAGGAACAATGTGCGGACGTGCTCGCCCTCGAACCTGCTGCGGCAATGCACATGATTGCCCGCTCCTGTGCGATCAAGGCGGATGTCGTGCGGCAGGACGAGCGCGAGGGCGGGTTGCGCCGCATCCTGAACTTCGGTCATACGATTGCACATGCCGTTGAGAAGGAGACGGGCTACGCACGCTATCGCCATGGCGAGGCGGTCGCGATCGGCATGGTCGGTGCGGCGGATATCAGCGTCGCGATGGGGCTGCTCGGGGGGGCGGATCGTCGCCGTATCGAACGGCTGATTCGCACGATGGGACTGCCGTACACGGTCAAGGACGTGGCGCCGGATGCGATGTACGAGGATCTTTTTCACGATAAAAAAACAGTGGGAGGGCGCATTCATTGGGTGCTTGCCGAGGGCATCGGGAAAGTTTCTGTACACAGCGATGTACCGGAGGATGTCGTACGAGAAACACTGCTAGGACTTTCCTCCTGA
- a CDS encoding GGDEF domain-containing protein yields the protein MYRRFCIFIQAMIFVLLLCTGHTVAAADTALSWEYWQENVPNPNAKMEKTVPDFPKDEGRWRRFNPQFGVSAPEGTHYVWVRVYIPPDTGVDESLFFSTIDQSVQIFLDGVSIYRYGDLSVHGHSYGRKWHLVDLPAWAVGRQLYMQIHSDNIWVLGQFDRVRLDRAAHQIEDVFLYDFPYVSGITALAIFIMLLGVYFFTEKELRGVYLRLIAVLVVFFVWMLSSSSLVLLWLNWPVFWWHMELVSCYLIPVTSYSLVYRVIDDAYKKKVLKTAFVFIGIFVLAILLEFAGQSGLYVMRFFFYPALLVCGLMVGYWLYECHKSGNTRCRPLLIAFGTLSALAVIDGFSFQYRVVTWHTYLVPFGIYTIGFFIVQLILERAEHERYLAELSVSLENEVSAVTRQMEVDPLTGAFNRNKFPAATRDFMRISLEIKEPFSLIMFDIDHFKKINDTYGHDVGDVVLVGFAQTINSFLDRRHVLIRWGGEEFILLCLHYDGAEAEAFANEIREAVSEAHIHPSDQVTCSGGVAVWYGTETDTAEHMVKRADTGLYRSKENGRNRITCEPDWKAHMPKRRPKPKEKPLAGETSEDAATGIRGR from the coding sequence ATGTATCGGCGATTTTGCATATTTATACAGGCAATGATTTTTGTCTTGCTCCTGTGTACCGGACATACGGTTGCTGCCGCAGACACGGCACTCTCGTGGGAATATTGGCAGGAGAACGTACCAAACCCGAATGCCAAGATGGAAAAGACCGTTCCCGACTTTCCGAAGGATGAGGGGCGTTGGCGGCGGTTCAATCCGCAGTTCGGTGTCTCCGCGCCCGAGGGGACGCACTATGTCTGGGTACGTGTCTATATACCGCCGGATACGGGCGTGGATGAGAGCCTGTTTTTCTCGACGATTGATCAGTCCGTGCAGATCTTTTTGGACGGCGTTTCCATCTATCGCTACGGAGATCTCTCGGTACACGGTCATTCCTACGGGCGCAAGTGGCACCTCGTCGACCTGCCCGCGTGGGCGGTCGGGCGGCAGCTCTATATGCAGATCCACTCGGACAACATCTGGGTGCTCGGCCAGTTTGACCGCGTGCGTCTGGATCGTGCCGCCCACCAGATCGAGGATGTATTTCTCTACGACTTCCCCTACGTTAGCGGCATTACAGCATTGGCGATCTTCATCATGCTGCTCGGTGTCTACTTTTTTACCGAGAAGGAACTGCGTGGTGTCTATCTGCGTCTGATCGCCGTTCTGGTTGTTTTCTTTGTCTGGATGCTCAGTTCATCGAGCCTCGTCCTCCTTTGGCTGAATTGGCCTGTTTTTTGGTGGCATATGGAACTTGTTTCCTGCTACCTTATTCCTGTGACATCATACTCGCTCGTCTATCGGGTCATTGATGATGCGTACAAGAAGAAAGTCCTAAAGACGGCGTTTGTTTTCATTGGGATTTTTGTGCTTGCCATCCTGTTGGAGTTCGCCGGACAGAGCGGTCTGTATGTGATGCGATTCTTCTTCTATCCGGCGCTGCTCGTCTGCGGTCTCATGGTGGGGTATTGGCTCTATGAATGCCACAAAAGCGGGAATACGCGCTGCCGTCCGCTGCTCATCGCATTCGGAACGCTCTCGGCGCTTGCCGTAATCGACGGATTTTCGTTCCAGTATCGCGTCGTCACATGGCATACCTATCTTGTTCCCTTTGGCATCTACACGATCGGTTTCTTTATTGTTCAGCTGATCTTGGAGCGTGCGGAGCACGAGCGCTATCTCGCGGAGCTCTCCGTCAGTCTCGAAAATGAGGTCAGTGCGGTGACGCGGCAGATGGAGGTCGATCCTCTCACGGGTGCGTTCAACCGCAACAAATTCCCCGCAGCGACGCGCGACTTTATGCGGATCTCCCTTGAGATCAAGGAACCGTTCTCCCTCATCATGTTTGACATCGACCATTTCAAGAAAATCAACGATACCTATGGACACGATGTCGGCGACGTGGTGCTCGTCGGATTTGCACAGACGATCAACAGCTTCCTCGACCGCCGTCACGTCCTCATCCGTTGGGGCGGCGAGGAGTTTATCCTGCTTTGCCTCCACTACGACGGGGCGGAGGCGGAGGCGTTCGCGAACGAGATCCGCGAAGCGGTGTCCGAGGCGCACATCCACCCCTCGGATCAGGTGACGTGCAGCGGCGGCGTGGCGGTCTGGTACGGCACGGAAACGGATACGGCGGAGCACATGGTAAAGCGTGCGGACACGGGGCTCTACCGATCCAAGGAAAACGGGCGCAACCGCATCACCTGTGAGCCGGATTGGAAGGCACATATGCCAAAGCGCCGTCCGAAGCCGAAGGAAAAGCCGCTTGCGGGTGAGACCTCGGAGGATGCGGCGACGGGGATTCGGGGGCGCTGA
- the rplS gene encoding 50S ribosomal protein L19, with protein sequence MNIIEILEKEQLRSDIPKFAPGDTVRVHARIVEGTRERIQVFEGVVIARQGSGVRETFTVRRIASGVGVERLFPVHSPRIAKIEVTRRGIVRRAKLYYLRGLTGKAARIREKR encoded by the coding sequence ATGAATATCATCGAGATCCTTGAGAAGGAGCAGCTTCGCTCCGACATCCCGAAGTTTGCGCCGGGCGATACGGTTCGCGTTCATGCGCGCATCGTCGAGGGCACGCGTGAGCGCATTCAGGTGTTCGAGGGCGTGGTCATCGCGCGTCAGGGGTCGGGCGTTCGTGAGACGTTTACGGTGCGCCGCATCGCGTCCGGTGTCGGCGTGGAGCGTCTCTTCCCCGTACACTCCCCGCGCATTGCAAAGATTGAGGTGACGCGCCGCGGTATCGTCCGCCGTGCGAAGCTCTACTATCTGCGCGGACTTACGGGCAAGGCGGCTCGTATTCGGGAAAAGCGCTAA
- the lepB gene encoding signal peptidase I — MEKERSTAEEIKDWVVSIVVAVALAMFIRTFIVELYVVDGPSMRPTLESEERLVVNKFIYRFRPPEKGEVLVFQYPRDPSRDFIKRVIATPGDTVEIREGRVLVNDQILTEDYILEKTRSEYPKSTVPEGRIFVMGDNRNNSEDSRFADVGFVPYDLIKGKALLVFWPISQYKTL; from the coding sequence ATGGAAAAGGAAAGATCCACCGCCGAGGAGATCAAGGATTGGGTGGTTTCCATCGTCGTTGCCGTTGCGCTCGCCATGTTCATTCGCACCTTTATCGTGGAACTCTACGTTGTGGACGGCCCGTCGATGCGCCCGACGCTCGAATCGGAGGAGCGTCTCGTCGTCAATAAATTCATCTATCGGTTCCGTCCGCCCGAGAAGGGGGAAGTCCTTGTCTTTCAGTACCCGCGCGACCCGAGCCGCGACTTTATCAAGCGCGTGATCGCGACGCCGGGCGATACGGTCGAGATCCGCGAGGGACGCGTGCTCGTCAATGATCAGATTCTGACGGAGGACTACATTCTCGAAAAGACGCGCAGCGAGTACCCGAAATCGACCGTGCCCGAGGGACGCATCTTCGTCATGGGTGACAACCGCAACAACTCCGAGGACAGCCGCTTCGCCGATGTCGGCTTTGTGCCGTACGATCTCATCAAGGGTAAGGCGCTCCTTGTGTTTTGGCCGATTTCACAGTATAAGACGCTCTGA
- a CDS encoding exodeoxyribonuclease III encodes MRFVSWNVNGLRAALKKGFMDAFRQLDADAFCLQETKMQEGQAILDLPGYDQYFYSAEKKGYSGTAIFTRIKPLSVNYGIGTEEHDHEGRVITMEFEDLYLVTVYTPNSKNALARLDYRMVWEDAFRAFLLDLRAKKPVVVCGDLNVAHTEIDLKNPKSNRKNAGFTDEERGKFTELLAAGFVDTFRALYPDKTGAYTWWSYLRHARETNAGWRIDYFLVSEELKDRIAAAEIHADVFGSDHCPVSLTLK; translated from the coding sequence ATGCGTTTTGTATCATGGAACGTCAATGGACTGCGTGCTGCGCTCAAAAAAGGATTCATGGACGCCTTTCGGCAGCTTGACGCAGATGCCTTTTGTTTGCAGGAAACGAAGATGCAGGAGGGGCAGGCGATCCTCGATCTGCCCGGCTACGACCAGTATTTTTACAGTGCGGAGAAAAAGGGATACTCCGGCACGGCGATCTTTACGCGGATCAAGCCGCTCTCGGTGAACTATGGAATTGGCACCGAGGAACACGACCACGAGGGGCGCGTCATCACGATGGAGTTTGAGGATCTGTATCTCGTCACCGTCTACACGCCGAACTCGAAGAACGCGCTCGCACGCCTCGACTACCGCATGGTCTGGGAGGATGCCTTTCGTGCGTTCCTGCTTGATCTGCGTGCGAAAAAACCCGTTGTCGTCTGCGGCGACCTCAACGTCGCACACACGGAGATCGACCTCAAGAACCCCAAGAGCAACCGCAAGAACGCGGGCTTTACCGACGAGGAACGCGGCAAGTTCACGGAGCTCCTTGCCGCGGGATTTGTCGATACCTTCCGCGCACTGTACCCGGACAAGACGGGCGCATATACGTGGTGGTCGTACCTGCGCCATGCGCGCGAGACGAACGCGGGATGGCGCATCGACTACTTCCTCGTCTCGGAGGAGCTGAAGGATCGCATTGCGGCGGCAGAGATCCATGCAGATGTATTCGGGAGCGATCACTGCCCCGTATCATTGACGTTGAAATAG